GCGTCAGTTGAGGGGGGAGAAGAACGCTCCGCCGCCCGGCACGGTCCTCGCCGGGCGGCATATGGAGCGTTCCCTGGCGGGGGCGGCCCAGGCGGGCCGCCCGTGCCTTTTCAGCGCCCACCCCGGCACCGGATAATCGCCCCATCCCGTCACGCCCCGAGCGCACCCACGAGCCCATGAGCGAACCCCTGAAAGTCCGATTCGGCGGTCATTCGAGCGCCGGCATCAAGGCCATCAACCAGGACGCCTTCGCCGCGCACCTGCCCGAGGCCGCCGGCGAGCGCGACCTCAAGGGCGCCACCGCGGTGATCTGCGACGGCGTCAGCGCGGCGGCCGAATCCGAGGTGGCCAGCCAGATGGCGGTCACCGGCTTCATCACCGACTACTACGCCACCCCGCCGACCTGGAGCGTGCGCAAGGCCGCCGGCACCGTCCTCAACGGCCTCAACCACTGGGTCTATCGACAGAACGCGGCCCGCCAGGGCAGCCGCGACAGCATGCTCACCACCTTCTCCGCGGCGGTGATCAAGTCCAACACCCTGCATGTGTTCCATGCCGGCGACACCCGCATCTGGCACCAGCGCGGCGCGACCCTCGACTGCCTGACCCGCGATCACGTGATGACCGAAGGCGGGCGCGATTTCCTCGCCCGCGCGCTCGGGGCCGACTCGCATCTGGAGGTGGATTACCTGTCGCGCGAACTGGCGGTGGGCGATCGCGTCCTCCTGAGCACCGACGGGGTGCACGGCTTCGTGCCGCCCGCCCGCCTGCGCGAACTGCTCGGCGCCGCGGACGATCTGGAGACCATCGCCCGGCGCATGACCGACGAGGCGCTGGCCCAGGGTGCCGACGACAACGTCTCGGTCCTGATCGTGGCGGTGGACCACCTGCCCCTGGAGACGCTGGAAGAGACCTACCGGCGCCTGATGCAGCGCCCGATCCCGCCGGTGCTCGCGCCGGGCAACCGGATCGACGGCTTCGAGGTGCTGGAGGTGATCTTCTCCGGCACCCGCAGCCACATGTACCGGGTCAAGGACAGCGACAGCGGCGCGCACTACGTGCTCAAGGCGCCGTCGCAGACCTTCGCCGAGGACGCCATCTACCTCGACGGCTTCATCCGCGAGGAGTGGGTCGGCCAGCGCATCGACCACCCCAACGTGATGAAGACCTACGAGAACCCGCGCGGCAAGCAGTTCATGTACTACCTGGGCGAGCACATCGTCGGCATGAACCTGCGCGAGTGGATGCAGGACAATCCCAGCCCGCCGCTCGACGCGGTGCGCGCCGTCATCCGCCAGGTGATCGCCGGGCTGCGCGCCTTCCAGCGCGCCGACATGGTGCATCAGGATCTCAAGCCCGAGAACATCATGATCGACCGCGACGGGCGGGTGAAGATCCTCGACTTCGGCACCGTGCTCATCGCCGGCACCGACGAGATCGCCTCGCCGCTGGACAAGTCCGTGCCCCAGGGCAGCGTCAACTACGTGGCCCCCGAATACCTCATGGGCGAGCCGGGCTCGTTCCGCAGCGACCTGTTCTCGCTCGCGGTCATCACCTACGAGATGATCACCGGCGCCCTGCCCTTCGACGAACCGGCGATCAAGCGCACCCGCATCGGCTCCTACACCGAACTGCGCTACATCCCCGCGCGCCACCGCCGCCATGACCTGCCCATCTGGGTCGAAGCCTGCCTGAAGAAGGCGCTGCAGCCCAATCCGGCCCAGCGCTACGAGGCCTTCTCCGAGTTCGAGCAGGACTTCACCGTGCCCAACCCGCTGCTCGAGGCCGACCTGCGCCGCCGCCCGCTGCTGGAGAAGGACCCGGCGCGCTTCTGGAAGGCGCTGGCCATCGCCCTGCTGGTGCTCAACATCGTGCAGCTGGCCTGGCATCACTGAGGCCGTGGAAACAATGAGATACTTGCCACAGTCGCACAGGAACCCCGCCCCATCATGTCCACCGAACTGACGGTTTCCAACATCGTTCTGGTCGCCAAGCAGCACGAAATCGAGGAGCTCAGGCACCTCGAGGCCCGTGCCCAGCTGGTCGGCGACATCGGCGCCCTGATCCACTGCCTGCAGAACGAGCGTGGCGCCTCGAGCCTGTTCCTCGCCTCCGCCGGGGCGCGCTTCGGCGACACCCGCCAAGCGCTCATCGCCGCCTCGCGGGAACGCGAAGGCGCCCTGCGCACCAGCTTCGACACCCTGCTGCAGCACTCCAACCACGGCAGCGCCAAGCTCTACTCGCTGATGGCCTGGGTGCTGCTCGGCCTCGACGCCCTGCCCGCCCTGCGCGCCCAGGTGGACGCCCAGCAGCTCGGCCCCGACGAAGCCGTGGCCGCCTTCAGCCGGCTCATTTCGGGGCTCGCCTCGCTGATCTTCGAAGTGGCCGACACCACCGTCAATCCGGGCATCTCGCGCTCGCTGGTGGCGCTGTTCAACTTCGTCCAGGGCAAGGAGCTGGCCGGGCAGGAGCGCGCGGTGGGCGCCGCCATGTTCGCCTCCGGCCAGTGCGACGCACCCCACCAGCAGCGCATCCTCGATCTCATCGACGCCCAGGAACGCAACTTCCAGGTGTTCTGCGAATTCGCCGACGAGACCTCCCTCGCCCCCTGGCAGGAAATGCATGTGGCGCCCTACGTGGTCATCCTCGAGCGCCTGCGCCGGGTACTGGGCAGCGCCAAGCCCGGCGCCGCGCTCGACGCCAACCAGAGCGACAAGTGGTTCGAATGCTGCTCCGACCGGCTCGCCGCCATGTGGTCGCTGCAATGCCTGCAGGTGGAACGCCTGCAGGCCCAGTGCGCCCACCTGATCGCCGAGGCCGAGCGCGAGCTGACCGACTCCGAGGGGCTGCTCACCCAGCTGCGCAACAGCCCGCCGCCGAGCGCCGGTCTGGGCGAACGCTTCTTCGACCCCAACATCCCCATCGACCACGCGCTGCGCTTCACCCCCACCGAGGGCGGCGCGCCACCGGTCGAGCGCTCGATCATCGAAGTCCTCCAGGCCCAGTCCGAGCGCATCGCCAACATGGAAACGGAGCTGGATTCGGCACGCCGCGCCCTCAACGAGCGCAAGGTGATCGAACGCGCCAAGGGCGTGCTCATGGCCCGTTTCAACCTCACCGAGGAAGCGGCCTACAAGATGCTGCAGAAGACCTCGATGGACCAGAACCGGCGCCTGGCCGAGGTCGCCGAGGCGGTGCTCGCCCTGCCCGCCTTCTTCACCCCGCAGCCGGCCACCCCGCGCCGCTGAGGGCACCCGGCCGGGGCCGGTCGTCATCGTTTTGCGCTAATCTGTCGTTCGTGGCCGGCCCGATGCGGCCGGCCGGCGATTTCGACACCGACCGGAGAACACACATGGCAAACGAGGGCTATCACGAACCCATCGGGGAACTGAGCGACGAGACCCGGGACATGCACCGGGCGATCACCTCGCTCATGGAAGAACTCGAGGCCGTCGACTGGTACAACCAGCGCGTCGATGCCTGCAAGGACGAGGAGCTCAAACACATCCTCGCCCACAACCGCGACGAGGAAAAGGAGCACGCGGCCATGGTGCTCGAGTGGATCCGGCGCCGCGACCCGAAGTTCGACCACGAGCTGAAGGACTGGCTGTTCACCGACAAGTCGCTGAGCCACGGCGACGGCCACTGATCGCGCGGCGTCGGCGGCCGGGTCCGTGCCTGCCGGATTGCCGATGCCCGTCGCCCCGGCGACCGCGGACACCTGGCGCCTGTGGATCGACGGCACGGCCGCGCCCAACCCGGGCCGGATCGGCCTGGGGGTCGTCCTCGAGTCACCCGACGGACAGCGCCACGAGAACGCCGTGCGCGCCACCGAGGGCTGCAACAACGTCGCCGAACTCCAGGCGCTGCTCCACGGGCTGAGCCTCGCGCTGGACGCCGGCGCCCGGGCGATTGCGATCTACAGCGACAGTGATTTCGTGGTGCGCCACGTGGGCGGCGACGGGCACACCGACGTGGCGCCGCTCGAGGCGCTGGTCAGGCGCGCCCGCACCGCGATGGCGGCCTTCGCGGTGGCGACCCTGCACTGGATTCCCCGTCACCGCAACGGCGCGGCCGACCGGCTGGCACGGCAGGCGATCGGGCTGGCGCCCAAACCGGCCCTCCGGCCGGTCTCGCGCAAGCGGCGGCGCTGAGCGCCCGAGCCGCTACTTCAACACCTGGACGATCTGTGCCCCGAGCTGGTACTGACCGGACTCGGTCCGGTGGCAGCGCTTGACCTCGACCCGCACATGCAGCGGCGGCCGGTCGACACCGCCGTCGGGTTGCCGCACCAGGACGTCGAGCACCTCGGCCAGTTGCGGCACATAGCTGCTCTCCAGGGTCAGCCCACCGGTGCTGATCTCGAGACAGCGCGCTTCGTAGCGGGTGTTCTGGTGGGGGGCTTGGATGAGGGCATCGCAGCCGAGCGGGATGCGCCGGGCACTGCGGCGGTCGTCACGGGCGTTGGTCATGGCTCTCCAGTGTGGCCGGGCGCGGGCGGAATGCCGCGGTACTCCGAACTATATCGGCATCGACGCGGATTTCCGTAGCCGGATTGCCGATTCGTTAACCCGAAAGTAAAAAAAACCGGCCTCGAGGGCCGGTAAAGCAGAGAGCATTCGATATGCCGGGGTCTGCGGAGGTGAATCGGGAACCGCTCAGGTGCGTTCGCAGCAGGTGCGGCATGTGTTCTTCGCAGCCTCTCAGTGCTGTTCGCACTCCTCGAGGAAGCTGAGCAGCTCCTCGCGCAGGCGGTAGTAGTCGGGATGCTCGAGCAGCATCTTGCGGCTGCGCGGGCGCGGCAGGTCGATCTCGAGCACCTTGCCGACCCGGGCGTTGGGGCCGTTGGTCATCATCACCACCCGGTCGGCCAGGAGGATCGCCTCGTCCACGTCGTGGGTGACCATCATCGCGGTCAGCTGGGTGCGGCTCCACACCTCCATGAGCACTTCCTGCAGATCCCAGCGGGTGAGCGAATCGAGCATGCCGAAGGGTTCGTCGAGTAGCAGCAGCTTGGGCGACAGGGCGAAGGCGCGGGCGATGCCGACACGCTGCTTCATGCCGTTGGAGAGCTCATGCGCCTTCTTGTCGAGGGCGTCGGCCAGCCCCACCCGGTTCAGGTAGTGGGTGCAGATGTCGTGGCGCTCCTGCCTCGTGGCGTGCGGATAGACCTGCTCCACGCCCAGCGCGACGTTCTCGTAGGCGCTCAGCCAGGGCACCAGGGACGGCGCCTGGAACACGATGCCGCGGTCGGGGCCGGCGGTCACCACCTCCTTGTTGTCGAGCAGGATCACGCCTTCGGAGATGTCGTTGAGCCCCGCCACCATGGACAGCACGGTGGATTTGCCGCAGCCCGAGTGCCCGATCACGGAGATGAACTCGCCCTTCTTCATGCGCAGCTCGAAGCCGTCGACCACTTTCACCGGGCCCTTCTTGGTGGGGTAGATCTTGGAGACCTGCGAGAACTCCACATAGCGGTCGTGGTGCGGCAGCACCGGCGCTTCGGTATTGGCCGCACCGCTTTGCAGCGAGGCGAACTCGGCGCTGGTGTTGGGCAGCACCCCCGGCAGGGCGACCACGTTGTCGCCGGTGGCGGCCTGCTCGGCGCTGACCTGCATGAGGTACTCGGTGACGGCCTTGCGCAGGCGCTTGAACTCGGGGTCGTGGTTCATCCGGGTGCGATCGCGCGGGCGCGGCAGATCGACGGCGAATTCCGGCCCGAAGGTGGCGCCCGGCCCCGGGTTGAGCGGGATGATCCGGTCCGCCATGATCAGGCCCTCGTCCACATCGTTGGTGATGAGGATGACGGTCTTCTTCTCCTTCTCCCAGATGCGCAGGATCTCGTCCTGCAGATTGGCCCGGGTCAGGGCATCGAGTGCCGAGAGGGGCTCGTCGAGCAGCAGGATCTCGGGGCTGGCCGCCAGGGCGCGCGCCACCGACACCCGCTGGCGCATGCCGCCGGACAGCTCCGCCGGCCGCTTCTCCAGCGCCGGGGTGAGGTTCACCATCTCGACGTACTTCTCGACCCGCCGGGCACGCTGCGCCGGCGACTCGTCCCGGAACACCTGGTCCACCGCCAGCGCCACGTTCTGGCGCACGGTCATCCACGGCATGAGCGAATAGCTCTGGAACACCACGCCCCGATCCGGCCCCGGTCCGCTCACCGGCGCACCGCGCAGCAGCACCTGGCCGGCATCGGCCTCGATGAGCCCGGCGATGAGCGAGATCAGGGTGGTCTTGCCGCTGCCCGAGAAGCCCACGATGGCGACGAATTCGCCCTCGCGGATCGACAGGTTGATGTCCCGGAGCACGTCGGTCACGTGCGAGCCGCTCCCATAGGACTTGGACAGCTGTTTGAGTTCCAGGAAGGCCGGCGCGGCCTCGTGCGCCGCCACCGGGCGCACCGGCGCCGCCTCGGCCACCGGGGCGCCGCCCAGCGGCAGCGCCATCTTCAATTGGGTTGCAACCATGGGGATATCCTCCTCGTCTGTCGCGTTCCGTGGCTCACTGACCGGTTTCACCGAAGCTCACGAGCAGTTGCAGCGTGTGCATGATGCGGTCGAGCACGAAGCCCACGAAGCCGATGGTGAACACCGCCACCATGATGCGGCCGAGGGAATGGGAGGAGCCGTTCTGGAACTCGTCCCACACGAATTTGCCCAGGCCCGGGTTCTGCGCCAGCATCTCGGCGGCGATCAGCACCATCCAGCCCACCCCGAGGGACAGGCGCAGACCGGTGAAGATCAGCTTGAGCGAGGACGGCAGCACGATCTTGGTGACCTTGGTCCACCAGGACAGGCGCAGCACCTTGGAGACGTTGATCAGGTCCTTGTCGATGGAGGCCACGCCCACCGCGGTGTTGATCAGCGTCGGCCACAGCGAACACAGGGTCACGGTGATGGCCGAGACGATGAAGCTCTTCTCGAACATCGGGTCGGTGCTCACGTAGACCGCGCTGACCACCAGGGTGACGATGGGCAGCCAGGCCAGCGGCGAGACCGGCCGGAAGATCTGGATCAGCGGATTGATGGCGATCTGGAAGATCCGCGACAGCCCGCACAGGATGCCCAGCGGCACCGCCACCAGGGTGCCCAGGGCGAAACCGGTGAACACGGTGTACAGGCTGGTGACGATCTGGTCGAAGTAGGTCGGCTTGCCGGTGTAGGGGCGCAGCTTGAGCTCGGCCTGCGGGTTGCGCTCGAGGATCTTCGCATTGCGTTCCTCCTGGCGCTGGTAGAACTCGACCTCCTTCTGGCGCTCGGCGTGGTGCTCGTCGATCAGGCCCATGGCCTCGTCCCACACCTGCGCCGGCCCGGGAATGGCGCCGAGGCTGGTCTGCACGCCGGAGGCGAGGAAGTGCCAGCCCATGAGGAACACCACCAGCGCCACGACGGGCACGCCGATCTGGGTGAGGATGCTCTTGATCTGCTCGCGCGGGTCCTCGCCCTGGGCCAG
The nucleotide sequence above comes from Nitrogeniibacter mangrovi. Encoded proteins:
- a CDS encoding bifunctional protein-serine/threonine kinase/phosphatase, translating into MSEPLKVRFGGHSSAGIKAINQDAFAAHLPEAAGERDLKGATAVICDGVSAAAESEVASQMAVTGFITDYYATPPTWSVRKAAGTVLNGLNHWVYRQNAARQGSRDSMLTTFSAAVIKSNTLHVFHAGDTRIWHQRGATLDCLTRDHVMTEGGRDFLARALGADSHLEVDYLSRELAVGDRVLLSTDGVHGFVPPARLRELLGAADDLETIARRMTDEALAQGADDNVSVLIVAVDHLPLETLEETYRRLMQRPIPPVLAPGNRIDGFEVLEVIFSGTRSHMYRVKDSDSGAHYVLKAPSQTFAEDAIYLDGFIREEWVGQRIDHPNVMKTYENPRGKQFMYYLGEHIVGMNLREWMQDNPSPPLDAVRAVIRQVIAGLRAFQRADMVHQDLKPENIMIDRDGRVKILDFGTVLIAGTDEIASPLDKSVPQGSVNYVAPEYLMGEPGSFRSDLFSLAVITYEMITGALPFDEPAIKRTRIGSYTELRYIPARHRRHDLPIWVEACLKKALQPNPAQRYEAFSEFEQDFTVPNPLLEADLRRRPLLEKDPARFWKALAIALLVLNIVQLAWHH
- a CDS encoding nitrate regulatory protein; translated protein: MSTELTVSNIVLVAKQHEIEELRHLEARAQLVGDIGALIHCLQNERGASSLFLASAGARFGDTRQALIAASREREGALRTSFDTLLQHSNHGSAKLYSLMAWVLLGLDALPALRAQVDAQQLGPDEAVAAFSRLISGLASLIFEVADTTVNPGISRSLVALFNFVQGKELAGQERAVGAAMFASGQCDAPHQQRILDLIDAQERNFQVFCEFADETSLAPWQEMHVAPYVVILERLRRVLGSAKPGAALDANQSDKWFECCSDRLAAMWSLQCLQVERLQAQCAHLIAEAERELTDSEGLLTQLRNSPPPSAGLGERFFDPNIPIDHALRFTPTEGGAPPVERSIIEVLQAQSERIANMETELDSARRALNERKVIERAKGVLMARFNLTEEAAYKMLQKTSMDQNRRLAEVAEAVLALPAFFTPQPATPRR
- a CDS encoding encapsulin-associated ferritin-like protein, with the protein product MANEGYHEPIGELSDETRDMHRAITSLMEELEAVDWYNQRVDACKDEELKHILAHNRDEEKEHAAMVLEWIRRRDPKFDHELKDWLFTDKSLSHGDGH
- a CDS encoding ribonuclease HI family protein, with amino-acid sequence MPVAPATADTWRLWIDGTAAPNPGRIGLGVVLESPDGQRHENAVRATEGCNNVAELQALLHGLSLALDAGARAIAIYSDSDFVVRHVGGDGHTDVAPLEALVRRARTAMAAFAVATLHWIPRHRNGAADRLARQAIGLAPKPALRPVSRKRRR
- a CDS encoding PilZ domain-containing protein; this translates as MTNARDDRRSARRIPLGCDALIQAPHQNTRYEARCLEISTGGLTLESSYVPQLAEVLDVLVRQPDGGVDRPPLHVRVEVKRCHRTESGQYQLGAQIVQVLK
- a CDS encoding ABC transporter ATP-binding protein, with product MVATQLKMALPLGGAPVAEAAPVRPVAAHEAAPAFLELKQLSKSYGSGSHVTDVLRDINLSIREGEFVAIVGFSGSGKTTLISLIAGLIEADAGQVLLRGAPVSGPGPDRGVVFQSYSLMPWMTVRQNVALAVDQVFRDESPAQRARRVEKYVEMVNLTPALEKRPAELSGGMRQRVSVARALAASPEILLLDEPLSALDALTRANLQDEILRIWEKEKKTVILITNDVDEGLIMADRIIPLNPGPGATFGPEFAVDLPRPRDRTRMNHDPEFKRLRKAVTEYLMQVSAEQAATGDNVVALPGVLPNTSAEFASLQSGAANTEAPVLPHHDRYVEFSQVSKIYPTKKGPVKVVDGFELRMKKGEFISVIGHSGCGKSTVLSMVAGLNDISEGVILLDNKEVVTAGPDRGIVFQAPSLVPWLSAYENVALGVEQVYPHATRQERHDICTHYLNRVGLADALDKKAHELSNGMKQRVGIARAFALSPKLLLLDEPFGMLDSLTRWDLQEVLMEVWSRTQLTAMMVTHDVDEAILLADRVVMMTNGPNARVGKVLEIDLPRPRSRKMLLEHPDYYRLREELLSFLEECEQH
- a CDS encoding ABC transporter permease — translated: MLNATANFFTRTGFTWFVPFIRLAQGEDPREQIKSILTQIGVPVVALVVFLMGWHFLASGVQTSLGAIPGPAQVWDEAMGLIDEHHAERQKEVEFYQRQEERNAKILERNPQAELKLRPYTGKPTYFDQIVTSLYTVFTGFALGTLVAVPLGILCGLSRIFQIAINPLIQIFRPVSPLAWLPIVTLVVSAVYVSTDPMFEKSFIVSAITVTLCSLWPTLINTAVGVASIDKDLINVSKVLRLSWWTKVTKIVLPSSLKLIFTGLRLSLGVGWMVLIAAEMLAQNPGLGKFVWDEFQNGSSHSLGRIMVAVFTIGFVGFVLDRIMHTLQLLVSFGETGQ